In Festucalex cinctus isolate MCC-2025b chromosome 1, RoL_Fcin_1.0, whole genome shotgun sequence, the sequence GCCAGTCACGTCACAATACTTGTaccaaattttgctttgcttgtaatttgtaaaatattcCTATTTTTACTTCAAACCCAATTGCTTTCAGCAACAATAAAGCAATTGTCCtcactgttccaatacttttggaaagGAGTGTCTTATACGCATTTGTGGCTTTGAttcttttggacgttttataacaATTTATCTGAGGTATGATTTGTTTTTAGACTTTCATGGGTGGCCGGATCAAACGCTTTCGCAGGTTCCCCGCCCCAGCTCTAACAATTTCTTATTCCCGCTTCCTCAAAGTAAAAGGAAGTATTTTCCTTTGATCCACCCTCCAAAAGTGACCCTGATCCCGCTTATATCAGGACTTGTCAACAGTACAGCAAATCTGTCTTGAGTGGGGTCAATAAGCCAGAGCTGAGGTAGAGTTCAGCGGGCCCTTGTGTAAATATTGATGTCTAGCTGGCTAACATTTGGACGGCGGTGCCACTTTTAACCCAGTTTGGCTTTTATTAGGCAGTCTGGGAATTGTAATTGCTGAGTCTAAGCGGCTCAGCGAAGCTTCTTGCAaaactaaagtttttttttttcttttactttaacCGCTAGGACTGCTGAGGTGAGTAAAAGTTGATTCACTCGGAGAATGAATCCTATTAAAAAACAGACACATATTCTCAAAGGAGGatgaataatttgttttttttaaccatagaGATTTAACATAATTTATGTCGAGAAAGGAAAGGCTCTGGCTGTTCAATACAATAGAAGCCCTACATTTTCTATAGCCTACTGCTTATTCTCACCAACGTCACAGATAAGACTGGAACAATAtcagcaatattgtgatattaaaaatgccacaatatattCTCGTCGTcaagtcacaatattaaaagcagcacatctgttaaaaaaaagtcaggttgatttctatttgtggagttctagcaccctctggtggctagttttttttagtgcagtttaattttgacaaggcatgttttggcccttatatgtttaaaatccacgctaatggtcagacgaaggtgcatgtttttgtttgtttgttttttgttttgtattatttaacctttatttaaccaggaaaaatgtttgagaactaattctcatttacaaacatgacatgtaatgtgcttgtgaaccgagtcaatatgtggaggaactcaatgtgtgcttgcaattagcaagtaagtgcctcaatattaagtgttattagagattgtaggttgttatatgtattgctgtaatgtacaaaagcacaatattgtgtgtgttttttttttagtttcacaatgttgtgatctttttttgtatcactaacctcccacaatattgtgataattaattATcacatcgtgacatttggacatCGTTACATCACTAGTCACAGGTGACCTCACCGTCAAACAGCTTTTAGATGCTGAGTAGTTTTACTATTCTTGGACAAGGAATACATGCCATTGAGTACTATTCTATTGTCTCCCTACATGTGGAATTgcacattttgaaagaaaatatCTACATCACCTCTGCGTGTAGCTCTGTATACATGTCAACCAGCGAGCGGCCCAGCGTGGCGTGAATCTTGGGCATCTCAGACCTTGGGACATGCTCAATAATCAAGCTCCACAGACACGGACCCGGGCACCAAGTCTGGTTCCCGCTGCTAGACTGCATATGGGTGGCAGTCCGTGgctgaagaatacaccaaaAATTAATGTTACAACATACAAGAGTATAGTTAAACTGAATTGATTGAATGTTTTTCTCATTCTCCATTAactcacatccatccatccattttatgttttgggatgaacatgcaaactccacacaggaagactGTAGCCTAGATacgaacccagaacctcaaaAATGTGAGGCTGATATACTAAACAGTAAACACTATTTCACTGCTTCCACTAATGCAAGGctccaaaatgaccatggaCAATTCCGGGTTTACCtcacaattcaaaatggcggtcttacTCAGTGAAATTGAAGCTGTCCGCTCATTGAAAGCATTTGACTTTGGGTCACtgcaatttgatttgtgaggattattttgattttaaaaatgtgatgaaatttcGTTCGCCTACGgtaacaatctgcctggtttcGTATGCTAGTCACAGGAATGCAATACAATCCGCCTTTTGTTTACACCGTGTAAAAGGAAGCATTGCATTGcgaaaaaaatcagaaatacccggatgttcggaattgttcattggaaaaataataattggatCTAAATGTCATGTGATTGGAAAAACTTCCACACTAATGTTCAAAATATACGGTAGTAAATTTAACAGGTGTGGGGAAATAATATATGTGCTTTTAATTacgaagtaaataaatgaatattattCCACTTGCTGACAGCTAGCATTCAGGGTAGCATTGCGAACGACTAACATGACGTTAGAGACGTGCCCACAGGTACAGTTCGTAatttgacacaaacaaaatacaattactTAAACACTCTGGGAGGGAAAATGTGCATTTAATTTCCACAGAGTATGTAGTAGTAAAAGACACTCACCCTCTATCTGCCCTTCGCACAACTCCGCTGGTATCCAAGGCTAACATGTCAGTTGCTAAGGGAGGTGAAGTATCGCGAGATCTCACGCTCTCGGCCTTCACTTCAGGTGATTTCATGGCGCACATATTTGGACTTCTTTAATTTCACGTCAGGCGCTGCCGTCACTTTCATTATGTCACTATAAGGTCGTAGTCCGGCACACGGGGGTGTTGAAACTGTTCACAAATCTCTTACAAAAGCACATTAATGTAGTACTTGGGGGGAGGATAGTTTCTCCTTCAATGTCTCCACCCACTTTTCCACCGAAGCTTCACAACACACCAGACAGCAGACAGTCTTGATTGGAGCAAAGAGTTGGAACAGAGTCAACAAGTTTCAGCAATAATGTGACAAATATTCCAagcaggaacaaaaaaaaaaatccacccacCCAACTTTCGCCACACCGTGTTGTGATTGAGAATCATGTCGGGCCAGCTCCTGTTAGCGGTGCTTCTGTGCGTCCATGCCGTCTTTGGCTTCTCGGTGGTCGGCCAGCAAGAGCAACAGCAGCCGCCGGAGAGCACCTGCGAGGCCAACGGGAGCATCTACTACGTGGGGGAGTGGTACTTCCTGGACTCGGACCACTGCACCCAGTGTGAGTGCACCGCCGAAGGGTCGGCCTGTGCCCGCACCGAGTGCACCAGCCTGCCGGCGGCGTGCATCCATGTGAGCCACTACCCCAGCGACTGCTGCCCCCGCTGCGAGAGGATCGGCTGCGAGTACCGGGGGGTGGTCTACGAGCTGGGGCACAACTTTCAGGTAGGACCCCGGTGGAGCCTGATCGACTCTACCGGCTTGTGtgacccccccccaaccctTTTCAAATTGCATCTTAAATATCAAAGTTAACACATCAATAATTGATTCAACTGAACTCAATACAGGTGTCAAActtaaggcccgggggccagatctggcccacTACATTGTTTTATGTGGCCCGTGAAAGCAAATTAAGCACATCAATTAATttctattaaagaaaaaaaaaatgtaataggtAATAACGTTGAGATATCATACATGCGTTTTCTATCACTTATTACAGTGAGTTGAGTAACATGATCAATAATTTAACTATTATTTCTTTGCTTCTGATTTCAAAAGTAGTTATCTGAAAAAAAGGTAacagtaaaaataatacaatattaaaattaataccGCCAAATAAATTGCCAATTAATTGCCACTTGAAGAGTAAAAATAATCACTTCAAATTAATAGTATTAAGTATGACCCCctcaaaaatgttaaataattgttaaaaatataaataaatcaaaataaacagctagcatacaaacaataaaataaaaaaataaaaaaatagctaaCAGCTAACCTGAAGTACAAACAATCTTGATAGCTAGAAATTAATACCCTATTAAAAATTACAAATCAGGAAAAACgatttgtaaaaatgaaaataattgtatttaaaatatgGTTAAAAAGATAGAATAATTTATACAATGCCATTTAaaagtatattttaaaatatacattatacattaaaagaaaacaagagtaaaacaaaaaaaatcttacaagtGTCAAAAACACCCAATTGCTTCAAATTAATACACTTAAAATGATCCccacaaaacaaatgtaaatagtcaaattatttaacaataataataataataataaacacaattaaaaaaacttgCTAGAAATTAATACCCAATTAAAATGACAATAGGAAAAATATAGAAAATGTGTTCTGTATTTGTATaataatttacacaaaaaaagttaaaagaatAATCAGTAAATTATTACAATGATATTAAAGGTAcaccattaaaaatatatagattaaaaataaatgtcaggtGTAAGATAATgacaaagtgggaaaaaaaactacaagTGTAGTTGGCTCATGGCTACCTAACGTCAAGTTAGTGTACATATTCACCTACAACCTAATTCATGtcattaagacatttttttccactcgatAAGAGTTATTAATTTAAGGCTCATGCTCATCTGACGTAAACAAAAATGTGATTACGTTTCATGCACACTACACATACCCTGAACCTAACAGCAAATGGCGCCCCCTATTGAAAGTGGGAGTAAGTGGACACTTCAATAGGTACACCTCCACTTGAATGAAGTGTCCAGTGAATTCAATCGCTTGTGGATTGGGAAAAAGTGTGAGCGCTTGACCACTATGCATTTCCATTCCAACGGCATAATATCAACTTAAATGAACATGAAATTAATTTAAGAATATGAACTTTGTGGGGCAGAAACATTTCAACATATCAAAAGCACCTTAAAAGTGATATTGACTCATTTACACTGAAAACGGATCAGGTACAAGTgtttattgcacttttttttatttatttttttttttttattgtttttcctaGCCAAGCGAATGTGAGCAGTGCACGTGCGACAGTGACGGCATCGCCCGCTGTTTGGTGGCCGACTGCGGGCCTCCGCCGTGCGTCAACCCCGTGTACCAGCCCGGCAAGTGCTGCCCCGAGTGCCAGCAGGGTGAG encodes:
- the LOC144016243 gene encoding von Willebrand factor C domain-containing protein 2-like, with product MSGQLLLAVLLCVHAVFGFSVVGQQEQQQPPESTCEANGSIYYVGEWYFLDSDHCTQCECTAEGSACARTECTSLPAACIHVSHYPSDCCPRCERIGCEYRGVVYELGHNFQPSECEQCTCDSDGIARCLVADCGPPPCVNPVYQPGKCCPECQQGPNCYVDSSRSRVIPAGEPVWVDSCTKCRCHDGQDAGYWEGNRLATCSRLKNCTPQQSDTHN